Part of the Streptomyces europaeiscabiei genome is shown below.
TGCACCACAAGCTGTGCCACGTCCTCGGCGGCACCTTCGGCCTTCCGCACGCCGAAACGCACACGGTCGTCCTTCCGTACGCCCTCGCCTTCAACGCCCCCGCCGCACCCGACGCCATGACGGCCCTCGGCCGAGCCCTGACGGCAGAGAACGCCCCACAGGCTCTGTGGGACCTGTCGGGCGGCCTCGGCGCGCCCCGCTCCCTGGCCGAACTGGGCCTCGGTGAAGCGGACTTGACCAGGGCAGCGGCCGAGGTGACGGGGCAGGCGTACCCCAACCCGAGAAAGCTCACGGTGACGGACGCCCTGCAGGTCCTGAGGGCGGCATACGAGGGCGACCGGCCTCCGGTGTGGCCCTGACCGAGGGCCCGACGCGTACCGAAGGACGCGTACCGAACGGCGCGTACCGAACGGCGCGTACCGATTGACCCGCACCGACTGACCCGCACCGACTGACGAGAAACCGAAAGGTGAACACCATGCCCCTCGGACTGCTCCGGCGGCGATTCAGGAATGCCCCCGGAGGCGCCGCGGGCGCCACGTTCCCCGTCCCGGACGGCGCGGGCGTCGTCCTGCGCGAGGTGCTGGACCCCGTGAACCAACCCATGGGCGCGGCCGAGGTGACGGTGACGGAGCTGCGCAGCCACCGCGTCGCCGCGCGCGGTGCCACGGACCCGTACGGCTTCTTCATGGCCGTACTGCCGCCGGGCACCTACAGCGTGCTGATCATGGCCGAGGGGCTGGAGCCGCACCGCGAGACGGTCGAGATCGTCGCGGACGCCGGTGTCTCCCGGGAGCGGGTGTGGCTCCAGTCGGCAAGGGCGCTCGAACTCCCGGCCCCCGGCACCTGGCTCTTCGACCCACCGCACACCGCGATCCGCTTCATCGCCAAGCATGTCGGGATGGCCCATGTGCACGGCCGCTTCGAACGCTTCGAGGGCGGCCTCGCGGTCGCCCAGGACATGACCCGGTCCCGCGTCCACGTGCGCATCGACGCGTCCAGCATCACCACGGGCAACAACACCCGTGACACGCACCTTCGTTCGGCCGACTTCCTCGACGTCGAACGCTTCCCGTACATCGACTTCACCAGCACCCGTTTCGCCTACCGCGGCGGCAGCAAGTGGACCCTCCAGGGCAGCCTCACCATGCACGGCGTCAGCCGCTCCGTGGCCCTGGACACCACCTACCTCGGCACCGTCAACGGCGGCTACGGCGAGGAACTCCGCTGCGCCGCCCTCGCCAAGTCCGAACTCCACCGCGAGGACTACACCCTCAACTGGCGCTCCATGCTCGCCCGTGGCATCGCGGTCGTCGGCCCCACCATCCAGCTGGAACTGGACGTCCAGGCGATGTACCGCACCCACGACACGCCCACGCCGCCGGAGTAGAGGGAAAAGTCCGCGCGATATCCGCTCAATCCCTGTTCAAATCCGGTCGACCATTTCTGGTCATCGACAGTCGAGAACTCGGCGGTCATGTACGCCAATTCGGCCACGGTGGCAAGGAATGGCCGAGGATGCACCTTGATGCTCCGGATGTATGCATGGGGCAACTGACCCCAACTGTCTTGTGGACGCGCGAAGAGCACTGACAGAGCATGGACAGGGAATACATCCGAGCGGGGCAGCTTCTCCGCGCCCATCGGCTCTCAGGGAGGCAGCTAGGCATGGACGCGCCTCGGAACAGCCACATCAGTACAGAGCTGGTCGACATCCGTGAAGTGTCGCCGGCTCTGCTGGAGGCGGAGGCCGGCAAGGACACTGCGTTCGGCCAGGCCGTACGTCGCCACCTCCAGGAGCGGGACGACTCGTCGAGGACGACCGACGTCGTGTTCGAAAGTGCGCTGTGATGACGGCGGATCCGGAACCGGAGGGCCTGCCCACAGTTCCTTTCCGGCAGTTCCTGCTGAAAATACACAGTTTATGCAACTTGTCATGCGATTACTGCTACATGTACTTCGCAGCCGACCAGAGCTGGCGCAGACGGCCGGGAGTGATGGCCCTCGACACGGTGCGCCAGGCAATGGACCGGATCGCCGAACACG
Proteins encoded:
- a CDS encoding YceI family protein, with product MPLGLLRRRFRNAPGGAAGATFPVPDGAGVVLREVLDPVNQPMGAAEVTVTELRSHRVAARGATDPYGFFMAVLPPGTYSVLIMAEGLEPHRETVEIVADAGVSRERVWLQSARALELPAPGTWLFDPPHTAIRFIAKHVGMAHVHGRFERFEGGLAVAQDMTRSRVHVRIDASSITTGNNTRDTHLRSADFLDVERFPYIDFTSTRFAYRGGSKWTLQGSLTMHGVSRSVALDTTYLGTVNGGYGEELRCAALAKSELHREDYTLNWRSMLARGIAVVGPTIQLELDVQAMYRTHDTPTPPE
- the fxsA gene encoding FxSxx-COOH cyclophane-containing RiPP peptide, producing the protein MDAPRNSHISTELVDIREVSPALLEAEAGKDTAFGQAVRRHLQERDDSSRTTDVVFESAL